One window of the Glycine soja cultivar W05 unplaced genomic scaffold, ASM419377v2 tig00104345_1_pilon, whole genome shotgun sequence genome contains the following:
- the LOC114404499 gene encoding uncharacterized protein LOC114404499, which yields MDRSWMNASRITKEYENGVEEFLLFAQSKAQPMWGKFFCPCVKCGNGRRQTIDDIRTHLICEGIIRSYTKWIWHRESLDTADMSQADDVTTDSGNPIEEMIRDLGQEGFEEAHAALYDNIEVDSKMPLYSGCISFTKLSAVLALVNLKARFGWSDKSFSELLMLLTNMLPADNILPKNHYQAKKILCPVGMQYEKIHACCNDCILYRDDFAELDYCPVCGVSRYRPTNGDSTVLVSDADRRPAKVCWYLPIIPRFKRLFANGEDAKNLIWHANTRKSDGLMRHPADSPQWKAIDHLYPEFGAEPRNLRLGLATDGMNPFGTLTTNHSSWPVLLFIYNLPLWLCMKRKYVMLSMMIAGPRQPGNDIDVYLRPLIDDLQKLWDEGVDVWDANLQHAFKLRAVVFCTINDFPAYGNLSGYSVKGHHACPICEQNTSFRQLKHGKKTVYTRHRRFLKQYHPYRRLKKAFDGSQEHETAPNPLTGDEVYQRVKDVVNMFGKSQKKPSSTSNMWKKKSIFFDLPY from the coding sequence atggatcgaagttggatgaacgcATCACGTATAACTAAAGAGTACGAGAATGGTGTTGAAGAGTTTTTGTTGTTTGCTCAAAGTAAAGCGCAACCTATGTGGGGAAAATTTTTTTGTCCATGTGTGAAGTGTGGAAATGGGAGGCGCCAAACAATTGATGACATAAGAACTCATCTTATTTGTGAGGGAATAATTCGTAGCTACACAAAGTGGATATGGCATAGGGAATCCCTCGATACAGCTGACATGTCACAGGCTGACGATGTTACTACAGACAGCGGAAATCCTATAGAAGAAATGATTCGCGATCTTGGGCAAGAGGGGTTTGAAGAGGCACATGCAGCGTTGTATGACAACATAGAAGTTGATTCAAAAATGCCTTTGTATTCCGGCTGCATATCTTTCACAAAATTGTCAGCTGTGTTAGCTCTGGTTAACTTGAAGGCTcgatttgggtggagtgacaagagTTTTAGTGAGTTGCTGATGTTGTTGACAAACATGCTTCCTGCTGATAACATCTTGCCAAAGAATCACTACCAAGCAAAGAAGATTTTATGTCCAGTTGGGATGCAGTACGaaaaaattcatgcatgttgTAATGACTGCATTTTGTACAGAGATGATTTTGCTGAACTAGATTACTGCCCTGTGTGTGGGGTTTCTCGGTACAGACCGACCAACGGAGATTCTACTGTACTAGTCTCAGACGCCGACCGCCGTCCAGCAAAGGTGTGTTGGTATCTcccaataataccaaggtttaagcggTTGTTTGCTAATGGGGAAGATGCAAAGAACCTTATATGGCATGCAAATACCAGAAAATCAGATGGATTGATGCGACATCCTGCAGATAGCCCGCAATGGAAGGCAATTGATCATCTGTATCCTGAATTTGGGGCCGAGCCTAGAAATTTAAGGCTTGGTCTTGCAACGGACGGAATGAACCCATTTGGAACCTTAACTACTAACCATAGCTCGTGGCCCGTTTTGCTGTTCATTTATAATCTCCCTCtgtggttgtgcatgaagcgaaagtaTGTTATGCTGAGTATGATGATAGCTGGTCCAAGACAACCAGGTAATGATATTGACGTATATCTAAGACCGTTAATTGACGATTTGCAGAAATTGTGGGATGAAGGGGTTGATGTATGGGACGCAAATTTGCAGCATGCTTTCAAGTTGCGTGCAGTGGTTTTTTGTACCATCAATGACTTTCCAGCCTACGGAAATTTAAGTGGATATAGTGTCAAAGGACATCACGCATGTCCTATATGTGAGCAGAATACTAGTTTCCGCCAACTtaaacatggaaagaagactGTGTATACTAGGCATCGAAGATTTCTCAAACAGTATCATCCGTATCGACGCTTGAAGAAGGCATTCGATGGAAGTCAAGAACATGAAACCGCGCCAAATCCATTAACTGGCGATGAAGTATATCAGCGGGTCAAGGATGTCGTAAATATGTTCGGCAAGTCCCAAAAAAAACCATCATCCACTTCAAACATGTGGAAAAAGAAgtctattttctttgatcttccgtactga